A region from the Pseudomonas cucumis genome encodes:
- a CDS encoding cytochrome ubiquinol oxidase subunit I: MFGLEALDLARIQFAFTISFHILFPAITIGLASYLAVLEGLWLKTHNDTYRDLYHFWSKIFAVNFGMGVVSGLVMAYQFGTNWSRFSDFAGSVTGPLLTYEVLTAFFLEAGFLGVMLFGWNKVGRKLHFFSTVMVAIGTLISTFWILASNSWMQTPQGYEIVNGQVIPVDWLAIIFNPSFPYRLLHMSTAAFVATAFFVGSSAAWHLLRGKDNPAIRTMLSMAMWMALIVAPIQAVIGDFHGLNTLKHQPAKIAAIEGHWENHGDEATPLILFGWPDMKEERTKFAVEIPYLGSLILTHSLDKQVPALKEFPPEDRPNSTIVFWSFRVMVGLGMLMIFTGLWSLWLRKSDKMYTSRPFLYLALWMGPSGLIAILAGWFTTEIGRQPWVVYGLMRTADASSGHSFVQMSITLIMFVVVYFALFGAGLGYMMRLVRKGPKIDEGKETNEGGPGQKRTPARPLSAADDDGTEADNSPSLTKEI, from the coding sequence ATGTTCGGTTTGGAGGCACTTGATCTCGCCCGGATTCAGTTCGCATTCACCATTTCGTTCCACATCCTGTTCCCGGCCATCACCATTGGCCTGGCGAGTTACCTGGCGGTGCTCGAAGGCCTGTGGCTGAAGACGCACAACGACACTTACCGCGATCTGTACCATTTCTGGTCGAAGATCTTTGCCGTCAACTTCGGCATGGGCGTGGTTTCCGGTTTGGTCATGGCCTATCAGTTCGGCACCAACTGGAGCCGTTTCTCGGACTTCGCCGGTTCGGTGACCGGGCCATTGCTGACCTATGAAGTGCTCACAGCCTTCTTCCTGGAGGCCGGTTTCCTTGGCGTCATGCTGTTCGGCTGGAATAAGGTCGGGCGCAAGCTGCACTTTTTCTCGACGGTCATGGTAGCCATCGGCACCCTTATTTCGACCTTCTGGATTCTGGCCTCCAACAGCTGGATGCAGACCCCGCAAGGTTACGAAATCGTCAATGGCCAAGTCATTCCGGTGGACTGGCTGGCGATTATTTTCAACCCGTCGTTCCCCTACCGGCTGTTGCACATGTCCACGGCGGCGTTCGTTGCGACTGCCTTCTTCGTCGGTTCGTCGGCGGCCTGGCACTTGCTGCGCGGCAAGGACAACCCGGCGATCCGCACCATGCTCTCGATGGCGATGTGGATGGCGCTGATCGTTGCCCCGATTCAGGCAGTTATCGGTGACTTCCATGGTCTCAACACGCTCAAGCATCAGCCGGCGAAAATCGCTGCGATCGAAGGTCACTGGGAAAACCACGGTGATGAAGCCACCCCGCTGATCCTGTTCGGCTGGCCGGACATGAAAGAAGAGAGGACCAAATTCGCGGTCGAGATTCCGTACCTGGGCAGCCTCATCCTGACCCACTCCCTGGATAAACAGGTGCCGGCGCTCAAGGAGTTCCCGCCTGAAGACCGGCCGAATTCGACCATCGTTTTCTGGTCGTTCCGGGTCATGGTTGGTCTGGGCATGCTGATGATCTTCACCGGTTTGTGGAGCCTGTGGCTGCGCAAAAGCGACAAGATGTATACCTCGCGGCCATTCCTGTACCTGGCGTTGTGGATGGGCCCGTCCGGCCTGATCGCAATCCTCGCCGGCTGGTTCACCACTGAAATCGGCCGTCAACCGTGGGTGGTCTACGGCTTGATGCGCACGGCAGACGCGTCCTCCGGGCACAGCTTCGTGCAGATGAGCATCACCTTGATCATGTTCGTTGTGGTGTATTTCGCGCTGTTCGGCGCCGGTCTTGGTTACATGATGCGTCTGGTGCGCAAAGGGCCGAAGATCGACGAAGGCAAGGAAACCAACGAAGGTGGTCCTGGCCAGAAACGCACACCGGCTCGTCCGCTGTCTGCAGCCGATGACGATGGCACCGAAGCTGATAACAGCCCCAGCCTGACCAAGGAGATTTGA
- a CDS encoding MFS transporter produces MPSQAPLLLRHHRPFIAFWLARVFTASGFQMLTVAIGWNLYQLTGNVLDLGLVGLVEFAPRVLFMLHTGHVADRYDRRKVAAICQSLQALIALSLAIGSATDHVTREMIFILAFLLGAARSFEMPTTQALLPSIVPSALFPRAVAAAQSAQQSATIVAPALGGLLYAFGSVWVYGPTVILYLIACALMLNLPARQTPLNKGKATLDSLLAGIRFIRSRPDILGAISLDLFAVLLGGATALLPVFAKDILLTGPWGLGLLRSAPAVGALLMSLFLARFAIERNVGRVMFTAVGVFGVATIAFGLSTSFWFSLAVLVVLGAADMISMVIRASFVQLETPDEMRGRVSAVNGLFIGASNQLGEFESGLTAHWFGTVPAVVMGGIGTLMVTGAWIKLFPTLANRDRMHVPVEEVRV; encoded by the coding sequence ATGCCCAGCCAAGCGCCCCTGCTGTTACGTCATCACCGCCCGTTTATCGCGTTCTGGCTGGCTCGGGTGTTTACCGCCAGCGGTTTTCAGATGCTCACGGTGGCAATCGGCTGGAATCTGTATCAACTGACCGGCAACGTGCTCGATCTGGGCTTGGTAGGTTTGGTGGAGTTTGCTCCGCGGGTATTGTTCATGCTGCACACCGGGCATGTCGCGGACCGCTATGACCGGCGCAAGGTCGCGGCGATTTGTCAGTCCCTGCAGGCGCTGATCGCCCTATCGTTGGCCATTGGCAGTGCGACCGACCATGTCACTCGGGAGATGATCTTCATCCTCGCGTTCCTGCTCGGCGCCGCCCGCTCCTTCGAAATGCCGACGACCCAGGCCTTGCTGCCGAGCATCGTGCCAAGCGCGTTGTTCCCCCGCGCGGTTGCCGCTGCGCAATCTGCACAACAATCAGCGACCATCGTCGCCCCGGCGCTGGGCGGTTTGCTCTATGCCTTCGGTAGCGTCTGGGTGTATGGCCCGACGGTGATCCTTTATCTCATCGCTTGTGCGCTGATGCTCAACCTCCCGGCCCGGCAGACACCGCTGAACAAGGGCAAGGCCACCCTGGATTCGCTGCTGGCGGGCATCCGCTTCATTCGCAGTCGCCCGGACATTCTCGGGGCGATTTCCCTGGACCTGTTTGCCGTCCTGCTGGGTGGCGCGACCGCGCTGCTGCCGGTGTTCGCCAAAGATATTCTGCTGACCGGCCCGTGGGGTTTGGGCCTGCTGCGTTCGGCTCCTGCAGTCGGTGCGCTGCTGATGTCACTGTTTCTGGCGCGATTTGCCATAGAGCGAAACGTCGGGCGGGTAATGTTCACGGCCGTGGGTGTATTCGGCGTGGCGACCATCGCTTTCGGCCTGTCGACTTCGTTCTGGTTTTCTCTCGCCGTGCTGGTGGTATTGGGTGCAGCGGACATGATCAGCATGGTGATCCGCGCCTCATTCGTGCAACTGGAAACCCCCGACGAAATGCGCGGCAGGGTCAGCGCTGTGAATGGCTTGTTCATCGGCGCTTCGAATCAGCTCGGCGAGTTCGAGTCCGGCCTGACGGCCCACTGGTTCGGCACGGTGCCGGCAGTGGTGATGGGCGGCATCGGCACGCTGATGGTGACCGGGGCCTGGATCAAACTGTTCCCGACCCTGGCCAACCGTGACCGCATGCATGTGCCGGTGGAAGAGGTCAGGGTATGA
- a CDS encoding DJ-1 family glyoxalase III, whose product MTFRALITLAEGIDDLQTVTLIDVLRRAKVEVVVASIEARRMLTCARGTRLTADAMLVDLLAQPFDLIVLPGGAVGAQHLAAHQPLQQLIKDQAAAGRLFAGIAESPALALQTFGVLRQRRMTCLPTVSNQLSGCNFIDQPVVVDGNCITAQGSGAALAFALTLVEQLCGKATRSTVAGELVV is encoded by the coding sequence ATGACCTTTAGAGCCCTGATTACCCTCGCCGAGGGCATCGACGATCTGCAAACCGTGACCCTGATCGATGTGCTGCGCCGCGCCAAGGTGGAAGTGGTGGTGGCCAGCATCGAGGCACGGCGCATGCTCACCTGCGCTCGCGGCACTCGTCTCACGGCCGATGCGATGTTGGTGGACTTGCTGGCCCAACCCTTCGACCTGATCGTGCTGCCTGGCGGTGCCGTGGGGGCGCAGCATTTGGCGGCCCACCAACCCTTGCAACAATTGATCAAGGACCAGGCCGCCGCCGGGCGTCTGTTCGCCGGTATTGCCGAATCTCCGGCGTTGGCGCTGCAAACCTTTGGCGTTTTGCGTCAGCGACGCATGACTTGCTTGCCCACTGTCAGCAATCAACTGTCGGGCTGTAACTTCATCGATCAGCCGGTGGTGGTCGATGGCAATTGCATCACCGCCCAGGGCTCAGGCGCCGCGTTGGCGTTTGCGCTGACGCTGGTGGAGCAACTCTGCGGCAAAGCCACACGGTCGACAGTGGCGGGAGAGTTGGTGGTTTAG
- a CDS encoding DUF4879 domain-containing protein gives MYCINKRVMAAFGLLLTCFIGAQTASAAMAPPLSQVKVLKVESPGCGFENIADGQAQTRCDHKGPNIKVYVLEVGYGREAHVALDGFKVDGTRTPVCAFDTGNLTECSAGKKTVGYLYIFNLAGKQDGTFTFSNTSINAPGNTMSTQLYIK, from the coding sequence ATGTATTGCATTAATAAGCGTGTGATGGCGGCATTTGGACTGCTGCTCACCTGTTTCATCGGAGCGCAAACAGCCTCTGCGGCCATGGCGCCACCGTTGAGTCAGGTAAAAGTACTCAAGGTCGAATCGCCAGGCTGTGGCTTTGAAAATATCGCGGACGGCCAGGCGCAAACCCGTTGCGACCACAAGGGCCCGAACATCAAAGTCTACGTGCTGGAAGTCGGTTACGGCCGTGAAGCCCATGTCGCACTGGACGGTTTCAAAGTGGACGGCACCCGAACCCCTGTCTGTGCTTTTGATACCGGCAACCTGACCGAGTGCTCCGCCGGGAAAAAAACTGTCGGCTATCTGTACATCTTCAACCTGGCGGGCAAGCAGGACGGCACCTTCACGTTCAGCAATACCTCGATCAACGCACCCGGCAACACGATGTCGACGCAGCTTTACATCAAGTAA
- a CDS encoding NCS2 family permease yields the protein MLERLFQLKAHNTNVRTEILAGVTTFLAMAYILFVNPSILGETGMDKGAVFVATCLAAAIGSATMGLIANYPIALAPGMGLNAFFTYTVVLHMGHTWQVALGAVFISAVMFFLLSIFRIREWIINSIPLALRSAIAAGIGLFLALIALHNAGIVVSNPATMVGLGDLKQPAPILATLGFALIVALEALKVRGAVLIGILAVTIVSILLGFTPFGGVMSMPPSLAPTFLQLDIKGALDIGLVSVIFAFLFVDLFDNSGTLIGVAKRAGLMGKDGHMPKMGRALIADSTAAMAGSLLGTSTTTSYIESAAGVSAGGRTGLTAIVVAILFLLALFFSPLAASVPAFATAPALLFVAVLMTSGLAEIDWDDITVAAPVVVTALAMPFTYSIANGIAFGFISWTAIKLLSGRGRELNSALVILSILFVIKLGWFNA from the coding sequence ATGCTGGAAAGGCTGTTTCAACTCAAGGCACACAACACCAACGTGCGGACCGAGATTCTGGCGGGCGTCACGACCTTTTTGGCCATGGCCTACATTCTGTTCGTCAACCCGAGCATCCTCGGCGAGACCGGCATGGACAAGGGCGCGGTGTTTGTCGCCACCTGCCTGGCAGCCGCCATCGGCTCGGCGACCATGGGCCTGATCGCCAACTACCCGATCGCCCTCGCACCGGGCATGGGCCTGAACGCCTTCTTCACTTACACCGTGGTCCTGCACATGGGCCACACCTGGCAAGTGGCGCTGGGCGCGGTGTTCATCTCGGCGGTGATGTTTTTCCTGCTGTCGATCTTCCGCATCCGCGAATGGATCATCAACAGCATTCCGCTGGCACTACGCTCGGCGATTGCTGCCGGTATCGGCCTGTTTCTGGCACTGATCGCCCTGCACAACGCCGGCATCGTGGTCAGCAACCCGGCGACCATGGTCGGCCTCGGCGACTTGAAGCAACCGGCGCCGATTCTCGCGACCCTCGGTTTTGCCCTGATCGTGGCGCTTGAAGCCCTGAAAGTGCGCGGTGCAGTCCTGATCGGTATTCTGGCAGTGACCATCGTTTCGATCCTGCTGGGCTTCACCCCGTTCGGTGGCGTGATGTCGATGCCGCCGTCCCTGGCCCCGACCTTCCTGCAACTGGACATCAAAGGCGCACTGGACATCGGTCTGGTCAGCGTGATCTTCGCCTTCCTGTTCGTCGACCTGTTCGACAACTCCGGCACCCTGATCGGCGTCGCCAAGCGCGCCGGCCTGATGGGCAAGGACGGCCACATGCCGAAAATGGGCCGCGCCCTGATCGCCGACAGCACCGCGGCCATGGCCGGTTCCTTGCTGGGTACGTCGACCACCACCAGCTACATCGAATCCGCAGCTGGCGTGAGTGCCGGTGGCCGCACCGGCCTGACCGCCATCGTGGTTGCGATTCTGTTCCTGCTGGCGCTGTTCTTCTCGCCATTGGCGGCCAGCGTTCCGGCTTTCGCAACCGCGCCTGCGTTGCTGTTCGTCGCCGTACTGATGACATCCGGCCTGGCCGAAATAGACTGGGACGACATCACCGTCGCCGCACCGGTCGTGGTCACCGCCCTGGCCATGCCATTCACTTATTCCATCGCCAACGGCATCGCCTTCGGTTTCATCTCCTGGACAGCCATCAAGTTGTTGTCCGGTCGCGGCCGTGAGTTGAATTCGGCGCTGGTGATTCTGTCGATTCTGTTCGTGATCAAGTTGGGTTGGTTCAACGCATGA
- the trmA gene encoding tRNA (uridine(54)-C5)-methyltransferase TrmA: protein MTFDSQAYAVQLEEKVTRLRDLLAPFDAPEPAVFDSPLKNFRLRAEFRLWREAGDRHYAMFSQEDKRTPILIEEFPIASLRINQLMPQLKAAWQASAALSHKLFQVEFLTTLAGDAMITLCYHRPLDEHWHAAASKLATELNVSIIGRSKGKREVIGHDYVVEKLEVGGRTFSYRQPEGAFTQPNGTVNQKMLNWAYDALGDRSDDLLELYCGNGNFTLPLATRVRKVLATEISKTSVNAALSNLSENAVDNVTLVRLSAEELTEALNEVRPFRRLHGIDLKSYEFGSVFVDPPRAGMDPNTCELTRRFDNILYISCNPETLAANVAQLHDTHRITQCAMFDQFPWTHHMESGVLLTRR from the coding sequence ATGACTTTTGATTCCCAGGCTTATGCCGTTCAGCTCGAAGAAAAGGTCACGCGCCTGCGTGATCTGCTAGCCCCGTTCGATGCACCGGAACCAGCGGTGTTTGACTCGCCGCTGAAAAACTTCCGCCTGCGTGCCGAATTCCGTCTGTGGCGCGAAGCCGGCGACCGCCATTACGCGATGTTTTCCCAGGAAGACAAACGCACGCCGATCCTGATCGAAGAGTTCCCGATTGCCAGCCTGCGCATCAACCAATTGATGCCGCAGCTCAAGGCAGCCTGGCAAGCGAGTGCGGCCCTGAGCCACAAACTGTTTCAGGTGGAGTTCCTGACCACACTGGCTGGCGATGCGATGATCACCCTGTGCTATCACCGCCCGCTGGACGAACACTGGCACGCGGCCGCGTCAAAACTGGCAACCGAGCTGAACGTCAGCATCATCGGTCGCTCGAAGGGCAAACGCGAAGTGATCGGTCACGATTACGTGGTCGAGAAGCTCGAAGTGGGCGGCCGCACCTTCAGCTATCGCCAGCCGGAAGGCGCGTTCACCCAACCCAACGGCACGGTGAACCAGAAGATGCTCAACTGGGCGTATGACGCCCTCGGCGATCGTTCCGACGATTTGCTGGAGCTGTATTGCGGCAACGGCAACTTCACCCTGCCGCTCGCGACCCGCGTGCGCAAAGTGCTGGCCACCGAAATCAGCAAGACCTCGGTCAACGCCGCGCTCAGCAACCTGAGCGAAAACGCGGTGGATAACGTCACGCTGGTGCGTTTGTCGGCCGAAGAACTGACCGAAGCCCTGAACGAAGTTCGCCCGTTCCGCCGCCTGCACGGCATCGACCTCAAGAGCTACGAATTCGGTAGCGTGTTCGTCGACCCGCCCCGCGCCGGCATGGACCCGAACACTTGCGAACTGACCCGGCGCTTCGACAACATCCTCTACATTTCCTGCAACCCGGAAACCCTCGCGGCCAACGTCGCCCAACTGCACGACACTCACCGCATCACTCAATGCGCGATGTTCGACCAGTTTCCGTGGACCCATCACATGGAATCCGGGGTGTTGTTGACCCGTCGTTGA
- a CDS encoding LysR family transcriptional regulator: MQRHFDDLQLGSIELFCLAAEAGSFTAAALVAGVTPAAVSRSVSRMEERLGVRLFARTTRSVKLTDSGRRYFEECREALAQLVEAQREVMGQQQEPSGTLRISIPTTYAHHRILPLLPAFRALFPAVKVEAHISNRNIDFVGEGYDMAIRVRAIPDSGLIARPLEDAALVMIASPDYLKRAGTPKTLDDLAQHECIQYELPSSGRRIAWLFNDNGVPLEILAEGNYCCSDDVLGGVTLAKSGAGIFQTYRFIVEKELADGSLVEVLKPYGGRSRPFTLLYPQSRHVPLRLRAFIDFLVEQLPR, encoded by the coding sequence ATGCAGCGACATTTCGACGATCTCCAGCTGGGCAGCATCGAACTGTTTTGCCTGGCCGCCGAAGCCGGCAGTTTTACCGCAGCCGCCCTGGTGGCAGGCGTGACCCCGGCCGCCGTCAGCCGCTCGGTGTCGCGCATGGAAGAGCGTTTGGGTGTGCGGCTGTTTGCGCGCACCACCCGCAGCGTCAAGCTGACTGACAGTGGTCGGCGTTATTTCGAGGAGTGTCGCGAGGCGCTCGCACAATTGGTCGAGGCCCAGCGCGAGGTAATGGGGCAGCAGCAAGAACCTTCCGGCACTTTGCGTATCAGTATTCCCACGACCTATGCCCATCATCGAATCCTGCCCTTGCTACCTGCGTTTCGGGCTCTCTTTCCTGCCGTGAAGGTCGAGGCGCACATCAGCAATCGCAACATTGATTTCGTCGGCGAAGGCTATGACATGGCGATCCGTGTGCGGGCCATTCCCGACTCCGGGCTGATCGCACGGCCATTGGAAGACGCCGCGCTGGTGATGATTGCCAGCCCTGATTACCTGAAGCGCGCCGGCACCCCGAAGACCCTGGATGACTTGGCTCAGCACGAATGCATTCAGTACGAACTGCCCAGCAGCGGACGGCGGATTGCCTGGCTGTTCAATGACAACGGCGTGCCGTTGGAGATTCTCGCCGAGGGCAACTATTGCTGTTCCGATGACGTCTTGGGCGGCGTGACGCTGGCAAAAAGCGGCGCCGGAATCTTTCAAACCTATCGCTTCATCGTCGAAAAGGAACTGGCGGACGGTTCGCTGGTGGAAGTGCTCAAACCCTATGGCGGACGCTCCCGCCCTTTCACGCTGCTGTACCCGCAAAGTCGCCATGTGCCGTTGCGGTTAAGAGCGTTTATCGATTTTCTGGTTGAGCAGCTGCCGCGCTGA
- the aroQ gene encoding type II 3-dehydroquinate dehydratase, producing the protein MSPIVLVLNGPNLNLLGTREPATYGHETLADISALCGRAAEEFGLTVEFRQTNHEGELLDWIHAARGRCAGIVINPAAWTHTSVAIRDALVASELPVIEVHLSNVHAREPFRHHSFVSSIATAVMCGFGSHGYRLALEHFSQRLEG; encoded by the coding sequence ATGTCCCCTATCGTTCTGGTGCTCAACGGCCCGAACCTGAACCTGCTGGGCACCCGTGAACCGGCGACTTATGGCCACGAAACCCTGGCGGACATTTCCGCGCTGTGCGGTCGCGCTGCCGAAGAGTTCGGCCTGACTGTGGAATTTCGCCAGACCAACCATGAAGGCGAATTGCTCGACTGGATTCACGCCGCCCGTGGCCGTTGCGCCGGGATCGTCATCAACCCGGCCGCCTGGACTCACACCTCGGTGGCCATTCGCGATGCCCTGGTCGCCAGCGAACTGCCGGTGATTGAAGTACACCTGTCCAACGTCCATGCCCGCGAACCCTTCCGGCATCACTCCTTTGTTTCGTCCATCGCCACGGCGGTCATGTGCGGTTTCGGCAGCCACGGCTATCGTTTGGCGCTGGAGCATTTCAGCCAACGTTTGGAAGGTTAA
- a CDS encoding shikimate dehydrogenase, protein MTQNTVVLAGLIGAGIQASRTPALHEHEGDAQGLRYLYRLIDLDQLKLDSSALPDLLMAAERMNFTGLNITFPCKQTIIPLLDELSPEARGIGAVNTVVLKDGKRIGHNTDCLGFAEGFRRGLQGVALERVVQMGAGGAGAAVAHALLSEGVQLLSIFDVDQSRAQSLANNLNQHFGFGRAVAGHDLPGTLSQADGLVNTTPMGMKKLPGTPVPVELLRAQLWVAEIVYFPLETELLRNARALGCRTLDGGNMAVFQAVKAFELFSGVVPDAQRMLAHFQSMNG, encoded by the coding sequence ATGACACAGAACACCGTGGTATTGGCCGGGCTGATCGGTGCCGGCATCCAGGCTTCCCGCACCCCCGCGCTGCACGAGCATGAAGGCGATGCGCAGGGTTTGCGTTACCTGTATCGGCTGATCGATCTGGATCAATTGAAACTCGACAGCAGCGCCCTGCCCGACCTGCTGATGGCCGCCGAACGGATGAATTTCACCGGGCTGAACATCACCTTCCCGTGCAAGCAGACAATCATCCCGTTGCTTGACGAATTATCGCCGGAGGCACGCGGTATTGGCGCAGTGAATACGGTGGTGCTGAAGGACGGTAAACGCATCGGCCACAACACCGATTGCCTGGGTTTTGCCGAAGGATTTCGCCGAGGCCTGCAGGGCGTTGCCCTTGAGCGCGTGGTGCAAATGGGCGCTGGTGGCGCAGGCGCGGCAGTGGCCCACGCGCTATTGAGCGAAGGCGTACAGCTGCTGAGCATTTTCGATGTAGATCAAAGTCGCGCTCAGTCGCTGGCGAACAACCTCAATCAGCATTTTGGTTTCGGTCGCGCCGTGGCCGGGCATGATTTGCCAGGCACGCTGAGTCAGGCTGACGGCCTGGTAAATACCACGCCGATGGGTATGAAAAAATTGCCGGGCACACCGGTGCCGGTGGAGCTGCTTCGGGCGCAGTTGTGGGTTGCGGAGATCGTTTACTTTCCGCTGGAAACCGAACTGCTGCGCAACGCTCGCGCGCTGGGCTGCCGAACCCTGGATGGCGGCAACATGGCGGTGTTCCAGGCGGTGAAGGCGTTTGAGCTGTTCAGCGGCGTGGTGCCGGATGCCCAGCGGATGCTGGCGCATTTTCAGAGCATGAATGGTTGA
- a CDS encoding TetR/AcrR family transcriptional regulator gives MTIISELSVAPEKPIAEPRKSRKNNPEKTRENILQEAIVEFVQQGLSGARVDAIAERIHTSKRMIYYYFGSKEQLYVEVLEKLYGDIRSTENRLHLTELAPVEAIRRLVEFTFDHHDRNVDFVRIVSIENIHNAEYVKRSDAIKAMNNTILDSLGEILRRGAAEGVFRSGLDPLDVHLLISSFCFYRVSNRHTLSEIFQIDLPEESIKQRHRGMICESVLRYLQA, from the coding sequence ATGACAATAATTTCAGAACTCTCTGTAGCGCCCGAAAAGCCAATTGCCGAGCCTCGCAAGAGTCGCAAGAACAACCCGGAAAAGACCCGCGAGAACATCCTTCAAGAGGCCATTGTCGAGTTCGTTCAGCAGGGGCTTTCCGGTGCGCGCGTCGACGCGATCGCCGAGCGCATCCACACCTCCAAACGCATGATCTATTACTACTTCGGCAGTAAGGAACAGCTCTACGTCGAGGTGCTGGAGAAACTCTACGGGGATATTCGCAGCACCGAAAACCGATTGCACCTGACCGAACTGGCGCCGGTGGAAGCGATTCGTCGCCTAGTGGAGTTCACCTTCGATCACCATGATCGCAATGTCGATTTCGTGCGTATCGTCAGCATCGAGAACATTCATAACGCCGAGTATGTGAAGCGCTCCGATGCGATCAAGGCGATGAACAACACCATCCTCGATTCACTGGGCGAGATTTTGCGGCGCGGGGCTGCAGAGGGTGTATTCCGCAGCGGTCTCGATCCGCTGGATGTGCATCTGCTGATCAGCTCGTTTTGCTTCTATCGCGTGTCGAACCGTCATACCTTGAGTGAGATCTTTCAGATCGACTTGCCGGAAGAAAGCATCAAGCAGCGTCATCGGGGGATGATCTGCGAGTCGGTTTTGCGGTATTTGCAGGCCTGA